The following are encoded in a window of Lactobacillus acidophilus genomic DNA:
- a CDS encoding hemolysin family protein, giving the protein MSPAQITTNLVATILIFIVASFFVAAEFALVQTRPSQLEDMLAKGQGNKKKLQCALNMTHNLNEYLSTTQVGTTLVGVVLGWFSADTFAVILEDLFHLTPMSQSLIKSVSAILGVILLTYLEVVLTEVVPKNIAIDKPVSMMMVIVTPLHVFHTLVYPFVWLLNTSSNGILKLLGFDPADEENQVYSQSEIIKLSRNAVHGGSLDKEDLTYMERAFELNDKVAKDIMTDRTRLSVLDSTDSIKYALKKYLEEGYSRFPVVRDNNKDDVVGYVYSYDIVQQNQIDGSVPVTRIIRTIITVPESMPIQDILHLMISKHTPIVLVVDEYGGTSGIVTDKDIYEELFGSVKDEIDDVSDDYIIKDKDGIVHVSGKTTLYDFERFFHTDLKAFQDSDIITIGGYMMEHYPNLQKDESIDLEGYKFTLESIEQGFMRWFIVEPIKKKKSDQLKDEK; this is encoded by the coding sequence TTGAGTCCAGCTCAAATAACAACTAATTTAGTTGCAACTATATTAATTTTTATTGTTGCTTCATTCTTTGTCGCTGCAGAGTTTGCTTTAGTACAAACAAGACCAAGTCAGCTTGAGGATATGCTGGCTAAAGGTCAAGGCAATAAAAAGAAATTACAGTGTGCGCTTAATATGACGCATAATTTGAATGAATATTTATCAACTACACAAGTTGGTACTACTCTTGTTGGAGTAGTATTAGGGTGGTTTTCTGCTGATACTTTTGCGGTTATTCTGGAAGATCTTTTTCATTTAACCCCAATGAGCCAATCACTTATTAAATCAGTGAGTGCAATTTTAGGTGTAATTTTGTTAACTTATTTAGAAGTGGTTTTAACAGAAGTTGTCCCTAAAAATATTGCAATTGATAAACCAGTAAGTATGATGATGGTAATTGTTACTCCGCTTCATGTTTTTCATACATTGGTTTATCCGTTTGTATGGCTGCTTAATACTAGTTCAAATGGTATTTTAAAGCTTTTAGGCTTTGATCCTGCTGATGAAGAAAATCAGGTTTATTCTCAGTCTGAAATTATTAAGCTATCTCGTAATGCGGTTCATGGTGGTTCTCTTGATAAAGAAGACTTAACTTATATGGAACGTGCCTTTGAATTAAATGACAAGGTAGCTAAGGACATTATGACTGACAGAACTAGATTGTCGGTACTTGATTCAACTGATTCAATTAAGTATGCTTTGAAAAAGTATCTTGAAGAAGGTTATAGTCGTTTTCCAGTTGTTCGTGATAACAATAAAGACGATGTAGTTGGATATGTTTATTCATACGATATTGTTCAGCAAAATCAAATTGATGGTTCTGTACCTGTAACTAGAATTATTAGAACAATTATTACCGTTCCAGAATCGATGCCAATTCAAGATATTTTGCATTTAATGATTTCTAAGCATACACCAATTGTTTTGGTGGTAGATGAATACGGTGGAACTAGTGGTATTGTAACCGATAAGGATATTTATGAAGAGCTATTTGGTTCCGTTAAAGATGAAATTGATGATGTTTCAGATGACTACATCATTAAGGATAAAGATGGAATCGTTCATGTTTCAGGTAAAACAACCTTATACGACTTTGAAAGATTTTTCCATACTGATTTAAAGGCTTTTCAAGATAGTGACATTATCACTATCGGCGGATATATGATGGAACATTATCCTAACCTTCAAAAGGATGAATCAATTGACTTAGAAGGTTATAAGTTTACGCTTGAAAGTATTGAACAAGGCTTTATGCGCTGGTTTATTGTTGAACCTATTAAAAAGAAAAAATCCGATCAATTAAAGGATGAAAAATAA
- the hpt gene encoding hypoxanthine phosphoribosyltransferase encodes MSKGDNINDIIDHKLFSEKDIHEMCVRLGKQLTEDYAGKKPLVVGALKGAIYFLTDLTRQMDVAHQLDFLDVSSYGDGFESSGKIKVVTDLAADVKDRDVLIVEDIVDTGLTLKFMKDLIKERGAKSVKCCAMLNKEARRNVDVDVDYFGSEVGNEFVVGYGLDFLNMYRNLPYVGVLKSEVIQKYVNK; translated from the coding sequence ATGAGTAAAGGCGACAATATTAACGACATTATCGATCATAAGTTATTTTCTGAAAAAGATATTCATGAGATGTGCGTTCGCTTAGGTAAGCAATTGACCGAAGATTATGCAGGTAAAAAGCCATTAGTTGTTGGTGCATTAAAGGGCGCAATTTATTTCTTAACAGATTTAACTAGACAAATGGATGTAGCCCATCAATTAGACTTTCTTGATGTATCTAGCTATGGGGATGGCTTTGAATCAAGTGGTAAGATTAAAGTGGTTACAGATTTAGCTGCGGATGTGAAAGATCGTGACGTTTTAATCGTTGAAGACATTGTTGATACTGGCTTAACTTTGAAGTTTATGAAGGATTTAATTAAAGAGCGTGGTGCAAAGAGTGTTAAATGTTGTGCAATGCTTAATAAAGAAGCCCGTAGAAATGTCGATGTGGATGTTGACTATTTCGGTTCAGAAGTTGGTAATGAATTCGTAGTTGGTTATGGCCTAGACTTTTTAAATATGTATCGTAACTTACCATACGTTGGTGTATTAAAATCAGAAGTAATTCAAAAATATGTAAATAAGTAA
- a CDS encoding PTS sugar transporter subunit IIA yields the protein MFNFFKKKNKGLEVVAVVDGDIMPITDVKDDVFSTKMLGDGFAIKPKDSHIYAPVDGTITTLFPTKHAIGIKTEKGLEILIHLGLDTVELEGAPFTVDVKQGDQVKKGQPLATMDFELITDKGYDDSCIVVYTNMDIVKSVTPIEKGAVEHSQTVQTVEFN from the coding sequence ATGTTTAATTTCTTTAAGAAAAAGAATAAGGGTTTAGAAGTAGTTGCAGTAGTTGATGGCGATATTATGCCTATTACTGATGTAAAAGATGATGTTTTCTCAACTAAAATGTTAGGTGATGGTTTTGCCATTAAACCAAAAGACAGCCACATTTATGCTCCTGTTGATGGGACTATTACAACACTTTTCCCAACTAAGCACGCCATTGGTATTAAGACTGAAAAGGGATTAGAAATTTTGATCCACTTGGGACTTGATACAGTAGAATTAGAAGGTGCTCCGTTTACAGTAGACGTTAAACAAGGCGATCAAGTGAAGAAGGGACAACCTTTAGCTACAATGGATTTCGAATTGATCACGGATAAAGGATATGATGATAGTTGTATCGTAGTCTATACGAATATGGATATTGTTAAGTCAGTTACTCCGATTGAAAAGGGTGCTGTCGAACATTCCCAAACAGTACAAACCGTTGAATTTAATTAG
- a CDS encoding sensor histidine kinase → MTTYDFGFISGEIVLVIIELTFFYAITNTNFQKKDILFGLEILLCGVITSSDLLHIPQGLSSILWASLTILSYYYYFRRKVGSLLVLAAITLIRSVLILNSLIWGLLLTTLPIDVALLCLPITLLCLYVIFMKFRQYIHRFLIDENHKTADWLVIYLYVCALILDLTCTYGISAHSESLFFLIMLVQSIFIIAVYVSSVNIQKKLLKRQEQENLKVYLHSLEKSEDRVRKFKHDYLNLLSTLRTMAVVNNDQKLIQELEQYSSKQINEESMWRFKDVNHLRNNALKSLVINKLNKISELGVKYSFECEKEIETLPDQVKLFDLLRIIGIVFDNAIEASQAMKKENAEIKVMFYQEKPGELEFKIQNKCQQVDMNQVNKKGYTTKEGHYGLGLVTAQEINDSYSNMFIEYSNKDGWFSFTLVII, encoded by the coding sequence GTGACTACATATGATTTTGGCTTTATTTCAGGTGAGATAGTTTTAGTTATTATCGAGCTGACATTTTTTTATGCAATTACCAATACTAATTTTCAAAAGAAAGATATTTTATTCGGACTAGAAATCTTACTCTGTGGCGTGATAACTTCTTCAGATTTGTTGCATATTCCTCAAGGATTAAGCAGTATTCTTTGGGCGTCATTAACTATTCTTAGCTATTATTATTACTTCCGTCGAAAAGTAGGTAGTTTACTAGTACTGGCCGCAATTACTTTGATTCGTTCAGTTTTAATTTTGAATAGTTTAATTTGGGGACTTTTATTAACAACTTTACCAATTGATGTTGCTCTTTTATGCCTACCAATAACATTGCTTTGTCTTTACGTTATTTTTATGAAGTTCCGCCAGTATATTCATCGTTTTTTGATTGATGAAAATCATAAGACAGCTGATTGGCTAGTAATCTACCTATATGTTTGTGCATTAATTTTGGATCTTACGTGTACATATGGGATTAGTGCTCATTCAGAATCGCTTTTCTTTTTAATCATGCTAGTTCAATCAATTTTTATCATTGCTGTTTACGTTTCTAGTGTAAATATACAAAAGAAATTACTAAAAAGACAAGAGCAAGAGAATTTAAAGGTCTATTTACATAGTTTAGAAAAGAGTGAAGATCGGGTTCGTAAGTTTAAACATGATTATCTCAATCTGCTGTCTACTTTAAGAACTATGGCGGTAGTAAATAATGATCAAAAACTAATCCAGGAGCTCGAACAATACTCAAGTAAACAAATTAATGAAGAGAGTATGTGGCGATTTAAAGATGTAAATCATTTACGTAATAATGCATTAAAGAGTTTAGTCATCAATAAATTGAACAAGATAAGTGAATTAGGTGTTAAGTATTCTTTTGAATGCGAAAAGGAGATTGAAACTTTGCCTGATCAGGTCAAATTGTTTGATCTATTAAGAATAATTGGCATTGTGTTTGATAACGCTATTGAAGCAAGTCAGGCAATGAAAAAGGAAAATGCTGAGATTAAGGTTATGTTTTACCAAGAAAAGCCTGGAGAATTAGAATTCAAGATTCAAAATAAGTGTCAACAAGTAGATATGAATCAAGTCAATAAAAAAGGCTATACTACTAAGGAAGGTCATTATGGCTTAGGATTAGTTACGGCTCAGGAAATTAATGATAGTTATAGCAATATGTTTATTGAATACAGCAATAAAGATGGTTGGTTTAGTTTTACTTTGGTAATTATCTAG
- a CDS encoding LytR/AlgR family response regulator transcription factor, whose protein sequence is MKYTVIICDDNLNHASNLALKIGIAAMVDSGDNPDTEIDLEIGKIAQNALDVIEYLKENPISGGIYFLDIELSQEKNAMNGIDLAEQVKQLDPRAQIIFVTAYNEYMEMTFERRIGAVDYINKSNPNLQNRLNETLQDTVRRISKENYSKKMTFSYRLGRIIKNINIDDIYYISTTKAPHKLKLVKNDGTAEFAGDIKSVDKQNEFLTKVSQSYLVNPKNIVQINLKKKEITLSNGDAIKFSRRFTHVMKDMINTYNLKQNNYQI, encoded by the coding sequence ATGAAATATACAGTAATAATTTGTGATGACAATCTTAATCATGCCAGTAATTTAGCTTTGAAAATTGGCATAGCCGCAATGGTTGACTCGGGTGATAATCCTGATACAGAAATTGATTTAGAAATAGGCAAAATTGCGCAAAATGCTTTAGATGTAATTGAGTATTTGAAAGAGAATCCCATTAGCGGTGGAATATATTTTTTAGATATTGAACTGAGTCAAGAAAAAAATGCAATGAATGGTATCGATCTGGCTGAACAAGTTAAACAATTAGATCCACGTGCTCAAATCATTTTTGTTACTGCCTATAACGAATACATGGAAATGACGTTTGAGCGACGAATAGGCGCAGTTGATTACATTAATAAAAGTAATCCTAATTTGCAAAATCGCCTGAATGAGACATTGCAGGATACTGTAAGAAGGATTTCAAAGGAAAATTATAGTAAAAAAATGACTTTTTCCTATCGTCTGGGAAGAATTATTAAAAATATCAATATTGATGATATTTACTACATTTCAACTACGAAGGCACCACATAAATTGAAATTAGTTAAAAATGATGGAACTGCCGAATTTGCAGGGGATATTAAAAGTGTAGATAAGCAAAATGAGTTTTTGACTAAGGTCTCACAATCATATTTGGTGAATCCTAAAAATATTGTCCAGATCAATTTGAAGAAAAAAGAGATTACTTTATCTAATGGGGATGCAATTAAGTTTTCTCGTCGATTTACTCACGTGATGAAAGACATGATCAATACTTACAATTTAAAGCAAAATAATTACCAGATTTGA
- a CDS encoding MurR/RpiR family transcriptional regulator: MANLRSMVYNSGNKLNDSEKQIIQFVLNNPKDCSKLSLAKLAKKLYVSESAIFRLCKKLGLSGYSELKFDLVELAESRKKPIKIENNFARELGKVNNDVLKYFKQRDFNSLYRDIDDAGTIYIYSTGWQQELIAQYLAHELFVVGKQATVLPSALDELKVAGRYAKKGDVLFIISFTGDNKTINEEITKLELVNDKFRYVSFTNMMQNKLASLSQHNIYFPTIAFTDDADFKTGKVAFTLAYYLIDLLISEYVAWQQGQREDVKVNVGNE; this comes from the coding sequence ATGGCAAATTTAAGATCGATGGTCTATAACAGTGGTAACAAACTAAATGATTCTGAAAAGCAGATAATTCAGTTTGTGTTAAATAATCCGAAGGACTGTAGCAAATTAAGTCTGGCCAAATTAGCTAAAAAACTCTATGTATCCGAATCGGCAATATTTCGCTTATGTAAGAAACTGGGCTTAAGTGGTTACAGTGAACTTAAATTTGATTTAGTAGAACTAGCTGAATCAAGAAAAAAGCCAATAAAAATTGAAAATAATTTTGCAAGGGAACTCGGTAAAGTAAATAATGATGTCCTTAAGTATTTTAAACAAAGGGATTTCAATAGCTTATATCGTGATATAGATGATGCAGGAACAATTTACATTTATTCTACTGGGTGGCAACAAGAGTTAATTGCTCAATATTTAGCTCATGAACTCTTTGTAGTTGGTAAACAGGCTACAGTATTGCCGTCTGCGCTTGATGAATTAAAAGTTGCTGGACGCTATGCAAAAAAAGGCGACGTTTTATTCATCATCTCATTTACAGGTGATAATAAAACAATCAATGAAGAAATTACTAAGTTGGAATTGGTAAATGACAAGTTTAGATATGTTTCATTTACTAATATGATGCAAAATAAACTGGCTTCACTTTCGCAGCATAATATATACTTTCCAACTATTGCCTTCACTGATGATGCTGATTTTAAGACTGGTAAAGTTGCTTTTACCCTGGCATATTATTTAATCGATTTGCTTATTAGTGAATATGTAGCCTGGCAACAAGGCCAAAGAGAGGACGTTAAAGTTAATGTGGGCAATGAGTAA
- a CDS encoding alpha-glucoside-specific PTS transporter subunit IIBC — translation MMQKIQRFGAAMFVPVMLFSFAGIVVALGSLFNNPTLFGSIANPGTTWNSVWDTISAGGWTVFNQEGILFTVGLPIGLANKARGRAAMESVIAYLTYNYFIGAMLTHWGAAFGIPNFDKIQIVANSTNHGLTNIAGIKTLDTSILAALVVALIVVWLHNKYFDKKLPDWLGTFQGSTYVYAISFFVMIPLALITCWGWPKVQMGITGMQHFIVDSGFIGVWIYQFLNRVLIPTGLHHLVYIPFQFGPAVVAGGLQPYWLKHLAEYAASTKPLSQIASVEGFQLYGNEKIFLVPFICLAFYATAKKNKKKQTSALLIPAALTSVLAGITEPIDFTYLFAAPVLWVVYSVLSATMNTVMWAFGLRGFMSDGAIGIASMNWLPLWEHHWQTYVMQFIVGIIFGIITYFVFKIMIEKFNYITPGREADDQDVKLINKKEYKQKMAAKAAGKDANDPYIARATAYLDLLGGPSNITELSSCATRLRVSVADPSKVAPDADFKANKAVNVVHHGKALQVIVGLDVPQVLDEMTQLMQQSGNEAKVSTEPDNPYIERATGIVDLLGGGENIKDVIACSTRVRAHVFDPKKVAPDSEFKKIADSYEVQHKDNNEIDIVVGLDADQVVDQIKQLL, via the coding sequence ATGATGCAAAAGATCCAGCGGTTTGGGGCCGCAATGTTCGTCCCAGTTATGCTGTTCTCATTTGCGGGTATTGTCGTAGCTTTAGGAAGTTTGTTCAATAACCCGACTCTGTTTGGCTCTATTGCCAATCCAGGAACAACATGGAATTCAGTTTGGGACACAATTTCAGCTGGTGGTTGGACTGTCTTCAACCAAGAAGGTATTTTGTTTACGGTAGGTTTACCAATCGGTTTAGCTAATAAAGCCAGAGGTAGAGCAGCTATGGAGTCAGTAATTGCTTACTTGACTTATAACTACTTTATCGGTGCAATGCTTACTCACTGGGGTGCAGCATTTGGTATTCCTAATTTTGATAAGATTCAAATTGTTGCTAACTCTACTAACCATGGTTTGACTAACATTGCTGGTATTAAGACTCTTGATACTAGTATCTTAGCTGCTTTGGTTGTTGCTTTGATCGTTGTATGGTTACACAATAAATACTTCGACAAAAAATTACCTGACTGGCTTGGTACTTTCCAAGGTTCAACTTATGTTTATGCAATTAGTTTCTTTGTAATGATTCCTTTGGCACTCATTACTTGTTGGGGTTGGCCAAAAGTTCAAATGGGTATCACCGGTATGCAACACTTCATCGTAGATAGTGGATTTATCGGTGTTTGGATTTACCAATTCTTGAACCGTGTATTGATTCCTACCGGTCTTCACCACTTGGTATATATTCCATTCCAATTCGGTCCAGCTGTAGTTGCTGGTGGTCTTCAACCATATTGGTTAAAGCACCTTGCAGAATACGCAGCAAGTACAAAGCCACTTTCACAAATTGCTTCTGTTGAAGGATTCCAACTTTACGGTAATGAAAAGATCTTCTTAGTTCCATTTATCTGTCTTGCCTTTTACGCAACTGCTAAAAAGAATAAGAAGAAGCAAACATCTGCTTTGCTTATTCCAGCAGCTTTAACTTCAGTTTTAGCTGGTATTACCGAACCTATCGACTTTACTTATTTGTTCGCCGCACCTGTACTTTGGGTCGTTTACTCAGTGTTATCAGCTACTATGAACACTGTAATGTGGGCATTTGGTTTAAGAGGATTTATGTCAGATGGTGCAATTGGTATTGCATCAATGAACTGGTTGCCACTTTGGGAACACCATTGGCAAACATATGTAATGCAATTTATCGTTGGTATTATCTTCGGTATTATTACTTACTTTGTATTCAAGATTATGATTGAAAAGTTTAACTACATTACTCCAGGACGTGAAGCTGATGACCAGGATGTTAAGCTTATTAACAAGAAAGAATACAAACAGAAGATGGCTGCCAAAGCAGCAGGTAAGGATGCAAATGATCCTTACATTGCAAGAGCTACAGCTTACCTTGACTTGTTAGGTGGTCCTTCAAACATTACCGAATTGAGCTCATGTGCTACTAGATTACGTGTATCTGTTGCTGATCCAAGTAAGGTTGCACCAGATGCAGACTTTAAAGCAAATAAAGCTGTTAATGTTGTTCACCATGGTAAGGCATTACAAGTTATTGTAGGTCTTGATGTGCCACAAGTTCTTGATGAAATGACACAATTGATGCAACAAAGCGGTAATGAAGCAAAGGTTTCAACTGAACCAGATAATCCATATATTGAAAGAGCAACAGGTATTGTTGACCTGCTTGGCGGTGGTGAAAACATTAAAGATGTAATTGCTTGCTCAACTAGAGTAAGAGCTCATGTCTTTGATCCTAAGAAAGTTGCTCCAGATTCTGAATTCAAGAAGATTGCAGATTCATATGAAGTCCAACATAAGGATAACAATGAAATTGACATTGTTGTTGGATTAGATGCCGATCAAGTTGTTGATCAAATTAAACAATTACTATAA
- a CDS encoding CPBP family intramembrane glutamic endopeptidase, translating to MNLKKWDFGFRYETAIVILVWWGMAIFNISKGKSATAGLCIAASVLPVLVFVFDLLKRHSDKWTVAANWLAIVLMPAILSITWYILFRNILQHVIFKMFITIVFSLILLVMDLPVAVVAIGQLRNWLGRLIAVCYFNMVLLSSTVIELKPQGINVLITSGLMAAIATFLAAILIAKRWSFSFNPDLKWQGSNVTLIWLVLFCLIFAFWAEFCGQGNSLGEILLKPDLAPLKPTWVSFCRAIEAGVFEETNRYLTILALIAGFAYSRYRVQIALIVSAIFFGLLHFTNLGGQAFAATLNQAVYAAALGLVFAIMYLYTGKLWLAMLYHFGIDFLNYAVNGGVKAQVWSGTLSDWVSSFVLVLVPVAIAVWMMTGKRKQVMDENIDEKLKTNEWQIGLS from the coding sequence ATGAACTTAAAAAAGTGGGATTTTGGATTTAGGTATGAAACTGCCATCGTTATCCTAGTTTGGTGGGGAATGGCAATCTTTAATATTAGTAAAGGAAAATCAGCTACAGCAGGATTATGTATTGCAGCTAGTGTTTTGCCAGTACTTGTCTTTGTGTTTGATTTACTCAAGCGGCATTCAGACAAATGGACAGTGGCAGCAAATTGGCTGGCAATTGTATTAATGCCAGCAATTTTGTCGATTACGTGGTACATACTTTTTAGAAATATTTTGCAGCATGTCATTTTTAAAATGTTCATTACGATCGTTTTTAGTTTAATTTTACTGGTGATGGACTTACCGGTTGCAGTTGTAGCAATTGGACAATTGAGAAATTGGCTTGGACGATTAATTGCAGTATGTTATTTCAACATGGTACTTTTATCATCTACTGTAATTGAATTAAAGCCCCAGGGAATTAATGTTTTAATTACTTCAGGCTTAATGGCAGCAATCGCTACCTTTTTAGCTGCAATATTAATTGCAAAAAGGTGGAGCTTTAGTTTTAATCCCGATTTGAAATGGCAGGGGTCAAACGTAACTTTAATTTGGTTGGTACTATTTTGTCTTATTTTCGCCTTCTGGGCAGAATTTTGCGGTCAAGGAAATAGTCTAGGAGAAATTTTATTAAAACCAGATCTTGCTCCGCTAAAACCAACTTGGGTGTCATTTTGTAGAGCAATAGAAGCAGGGGTCTTTGAGGAAACTAACCGCTATTTAACGATTTTAGCTTTGATTGCTGGTTTTGCTTATAGTAGATATCGGGTTCAAATTGCTTTGATTGTCAGTGCCATATTCTTTGGTTTACTACATTTTACTAATTTGGGTGGTCAAGCTTTTGCGGCTACGCTAAACCAAGCTGTCTATGCCGCAGCACTGGGCTTAGTTTTCGCAATTATGTATTTATATACTGGTAAATTATGGCTAGCCATGTTGTATCACTTCGGGATCGATTTTCTTAATTATGCAGTTAATGGTGGAGTTAAAGCACAGGTTTGGTCTGGTACGCTTAGTGATTGGGTCAGCTCATTTGTATTAGTTCTGGTGCCAGTAGCTATTGCCGTCTGGATGATGACAGGTAAGAGAAAGCAAGTTATGGATGAAAATATTGATGAAAAATTGAAAACGAATGAATGGCAAATAGGACTTAGTTGA
- a CDS encoding nitroreductase, with the protein MNSKEVFQNEHVTRKFTNRKVPEKAIAEIVKQAQQSPSLLNSQPWRAYVLMGDALEEFKQASIKNDEDGIKPHEDFASMLSLDWDTFPSSNMATMGASQSFFFRNKLQLFSHANKTMFNAPAIIFLTIPRKSPAWSVFDLGIFAQSIMLLAVNRGLGIMPAHSMVSYPDLVRKYAGIPDDEFVGMAIAVGYVDKNAEVNDPVYIPKRVPFDKVYKVSK; encoded by the coding sequence ATGAATTCCAAAGAAGTTTTTCAAAATGAACATGTAACAAGAAAATTTACTAATAGAAAAGTTCCAGAAAAAGCAATTGCTGAAATTGTTAAGCAAGCACAGCAATCACCATCGTTACTTAATTCCCAGCCTTGGCGTGCTTACGTTTTAATGGGGGATGCACTAGAAGAATTTAAGCAAGCTTCAATAAAAAATGATGAAGATGGTATAAAGCCACATGAAGACTTCGCTTCTATGCTATCTTTAGATTGGGACACTTTTCCAAGTAGCAATATGGCAACTATGGGTGCATCACAAAGTTTCTTTTTCAGAAATAAGCTACAATTGTTTTCTCATGCAAATAAAACAATGTTTAATGCACCAGCAATTATCTTTTTAACTATTCCCAGAAAGTCACCGGCCTGGTCTGTATTTGATTTAGGGATTTTTGCTCAAAGTATTATGCTGCTAGCCGTTAATAGAGGGTTAGGAATTATGCCAGCTCATTCAATGGTTTCTTATCCAGATTTAGTTAGAAAATATGCTGGTATTCCAGATGATGAATTTGTAGGTATGGCAATAGCAGTAGGTTACGTAGATAAAAATGCAGAGGTAAATGATCCTGTATATATTCCTAAGAGAGTACCCTTTGATAAAGTTTACAAGGTAAGTAAGTAG
- a CDS encoding Cof-type HAD-IIB family hydrolase: MAIKFIAIDTDGTLLNSNGEILPSTRIAIKHALDKGIKVALCSGRPIAGLQHFMKELGIEGPEQYAITLNGAITRTADGKIMTEDLVSNEFYRKMTDFGKQNHIPFNVVSPNSEIITSDHDVDFMVYLQAYENTATLYIREPDDFASDFEVAKGCFVGKSELLDQWEEKIHQEFGNDLYIVRADDHFLELLNPKVNKGNGLKELTEKLGINRDEVMAIGDAGNDISMFDFAGIAVCMGNGSEEAKKHADYVTTSNDNDGINNALNHFIE, encoded by the coding sequence ATGGCAATTAAATTTATAGCGATCGATACTGATGGAACCTTGCTAAACTCAAATGGAGAAATCTTACCTAGCACCAGAATAGCTATTAAACATGCTTTAGATAAGGGAATAAAAGTTGCCCTTTGTTCTGGACGTCCTATTGCTGGTTTACAGCATTTTATGAAAGAGTTAGGAATTGAAGGCCCAGAACAATATGCAATCACATTAAATGGGGCAATTACTAGAACTGCAGACGGCAAGATAATGACCGAAGATCTTGTTTCAAATGAGTTTTATCGTAAGATGACAGACTTTGGAAAGCAAAACCATATTCCTTTCAATGTGGTTTCGCCAAATTCAGAAATTATTACTAGCGATCATGATGTAGATTTTATGGTATATCTACAAGCTTATGAAAATACTGCAACTTTGTATATCCGTGAACCTGATGATTTTGCTTCTGATTTTGAAGTTGCAAAGGGATGCTTTGTTGGTAAGAGTGAACTATTAGATCAATGGGAAGAAAAAATTCACCAAGAATTTGGCAATGATTTATATATTGTTCGAGCAGATGATCATTTTCTTGAATTACTTAACCCTAAAGTAAATAAAGGTAACGGTTTAAAAGAATTAACTGAAAAACTTGGTATAAATCGTGATGAAGTAATGGCAATCGGGGATGCTGGTAATGATATCAGTATGTTCGATTTTGCTGGCATCGCAGTTTGCATGGGTAATGGCAGTGAAGAAGCAAAAAAGCATGCTGATTATGTCACCACCTCTAACGATAATGATGGCATCAACAATGCTTTAAATCATTTTATAGAATAA